In the Panthera leo isolate Ple1 chromosome D3, P.leo_Ple1_pat1.1, whole genome shotgun sequence genome, TCCTTGGTTGTGTTTGATAACTTGAAGGGCCAATCAAAACTGTttctaaaatgacatttaaagacCCTTTGTTTAAATGTGACCACCCTATACTGTCTTGatactctttgttttaaaacttcagaCCTATGGGGCTCCTGGCTGCTCAGTTggtgcaacttttgatctcggggttgtgagttcgagcctcatgttgggtgtggagatcacttaaaaataaaatctttggggcacctgggtggctcagtcagttgaacgtttgacttcggctcaggtcatgatctcagtttgtgggttcgagccctgcatcaggctctgtgctgaccgcttgctttgagcctggagcctgcttcagattctgtgtctccttctctctctgcccctcccccgctcacactttgtctcactctgtttctcaaaaataaataaatgtataaaaacatttttaataataaaaaataaaatcttttaaaaatacataaattaaaaaaataaaaattgagaccTGTAACAGATGAAAGTGGTTGCCAAAAGTGAGATGTGGGCCTTGGGCTGAGGAGTGGACTTTGGGCACAACTTTGAGGAGTTACTTGCTCATTCCCTGAGAGATCATCATTTGTGTTCTAGCACAGTGACCAGCCCCCTTCAGTCACTACATTATTCAGAACTCTTCTGGTTGCATATGACAGAATCCTAAAGTATCCTAAATGAATTTTGGCAAAACTTTATTGGCTCAAAGAATGGCCAACAAGCCTTggaaaggaacatcagaatcaagGACTTGAAATCTATAATGACTCTCTAGGTATTTTGTCTCTATCCATCTATCTCTGTCCatctatctctccctttctcacagACTACCTTTTCCTCAAGGCTGGAAAAATGGTAGCCCATAGCTACTGATTCCCATCTCTTCCCACCTTCCACAATGAGAAAACTGCCAGCCAATCTGGTCTCAAGTTTGAAATCCCGGGAAAGGGATCTCATTGGCTCACCTGGAGTCACGTGGTCATTCTTGGGCCAATCACCAGTGACCAGTGGCATAGAGCAATTAGAAAACATGGTGGCTCTGAGAACCACCtggttggggcagagaaagaagcaaTTCCCAGGAGAAgtgctaaaaacaaacacaaggagTCATGACAGTGCTAAAGTTGGAAACCACACAGGGATTTTACAGTAAAGACCTCACATCAGTCCACCAGAACAACACAACTTTCAAAATCATGTCTGGAGAAGTATGCTGGAGTTCAATTAAGGGACTACTGACAGATTGTTCCCAATGGTGGTGACTGTAGTCTTCACTACAGGTGAATTGGCAACATATGGCCCCTCATTCAGAAGACTCATCCCTCCTTACAAAAGAGGACATAGAGCTCTATAAATGGACTTTAATATTCAAAGGACCTCACCTATTCTCAGGTGTCAGGGTGCATCAGAATCAAGTGAGAGTTGGTAAAGCATGTACTTTCCCAGGCTTACCCCTCAAATTTTGATTCAATGGTCTACAATGGAAACAAGgaatctactttttctttttttaattttagagacagtgtGCCTGTGAGTAGGGTGAGAgtgtcagagggagagagaatcttctcTCCTTCAGAgggagagcctgacatggggcttcatcccatgaccctggatcattacctgagccaaaatcaaaaggcggatgctcaaccgagacatccagaatcttcatttttatatggctcccagatgatgctgatatAGGTGATCCATGAACCACCCTGTGAAACCATACACCAGACCACTTATCTACAAGATCCTAAAAATAAagcacattgcctggcacatgatTTATGCCAGGAAATAGCCCAAGAAAGGCCACATTAACTGGTCCCATACCTGCATGAGACCTCTGATGCTTACTCAGTCCTCTGCTGTCTTGAGTGTGACATCTAGACTTCCCCTGGCCCTGTCCCCCAACCTGCCTGgggaaagagaataaataacaacagaaacattttcattttataagcaCTTGGTTTTATTGCACAGAAGCAATTGAAAGTGAACTCCAGTGGAAAAGTGCTCCCTGGCATGATTCAGTGGCCAGTGCACAGCCCCACCTGCTCCAGCTCTTCCAGGATAGAGAGCTCTGGGCAAGGGCTCGGCCACTCCTTTGGAAAACAGAAGGCATTCAGGAATAAGTTAAGACATCTCAAGCATTATGTGTTTCTAACTGCTCATTCATTATTGCGGTCATCTGTCAGTTGCACATACAGGAAATAAATGCACTTATTTGGAAAGGAGGGGGTCAGTTTGTATACTCAAGTGTTTACATGTGGCATTCGGCGTATATCACATTCGGCTACATAAGCTATCATAACATAATTGTCCATCGCCTGGGGAGGGTTTGGGGTGTGGAGTTGGGGGGTCGGGAATACCCTCTCTTGCTAACATATTGCTAATAGAAATTTCTGTTTGGTGAAGGAGGGCCCCATCGTCTAAGCAGAGTTTCTTAtataaagaaaagggagaaaaacatgaaaatttgttATGTCAACTCTTGAGCTCCCAGACCCTCCTGAGTTTCTTTGGCTGTTCTGGATAGTCCTTTCTCCCTGCCTTACTTCTCCCCCTTGGAGGCCTTGTCTTCTGTGGCCTTCTCTGGAGGCCTGCTGTCTTTCTGGTCTGTGCTAGAGGATTTCTCAGCCTTTTCCGTCTTGGCTTTGCCAGGTGTGGGGGCCTCCTTGCCAGGCTCCTCTTTGGGTTTCTCTTCAGGCTTCTTGGCCTCTGTGGTCTTCTCCTCCTTGGCATCTTTTTTCTCAGGTGCTGCTGGTGTCTCTTCCTTCTTTGGcttttctggctccttctctgcTGCTTTGCTGGGTTCTTTGGCCTTGGCATCATCTGGCTCCTTCTTGGCCACCTCAGCCTTCTCTTTGGGCTTGGCCTCCTCCTTCACCTTGGCAGGAGCCTCCTTCTCTGGGGTCACTGCTTTTTTCTTATCTTCAGCCTCTTTCTTGGCTTCAACCTTGGATTCTTTGGGCTTCTCCACAGCAGGTTCCTTCTTTTCCTGGACCTCAGACTTTGGAGTCTCCTTCTTGGGCACCTCATCTTTCTTGCTGTCCTTCTTCTCCTCAGGTTTTGGTGTGGCTGGAGCTTTCTCTTCCTCGACCTTCTTCGGGGGCTCTTTGACTTTCACTTCCTGgggtttctcttcctccttcacgGGGGACTTTGCCTCTTCCTTCTTTGTGACCTCTTTCTCAGAAGCCTTGGTCTCCTCCTTCACAGGAGATTTCACCTTCTCTGGGGACTTGACCTCCTCCTTGACAGGGCTTTTTGCCTTTTCAGGAGATTTGATGTCTGCAGGggacctttcttcctcctttgctgGGGTCTTGGCTTCTGGGGACTTGGCCTTCTCAGGGGATTTGGCCTCTTCCTTCACAGGGGACTTGGCCTTGTCAGGGGACTTGGCCTCTTCCTTCACAGGGGACTTGGCCTTCTCTGGGGATTTGGCCTCTTCCTTCACTGGGGACTTGGCCTTCTCAGGGGATTTGGCCTCTTCCTTCACAGGGGACTTGGCCTTCTCTGGGGACTTGGCCTTCTCAGGGGACTTGGCCTCTTCCTTCACAGGGGACTTGGCCTTCTCAGGGGATTTGGCCTCTTCCTTCACAGGGGACTTGGCCTTCTCTGGGGACTTGGCCTTCTCAGGGGATTTGGCCTCTTCCTTCACAGGGGACTTGGCCTTCTCTGGGGACTTGGCCTCTTCCTTCACAGGGGACTTGGCCTTCTCTGGGGACTTGGCCTTCTCAGGGGATTTGGCCTCTTCCTTCACAGGGGACTTGGCCTTCTCTGGGGACTTGGCTTCTTCCTTCACAGGGGACTTGGCCTTCTCAGGGGATTTGGCCTCTTCCTTCACTGGAGACTTGGCCTTCTCTGGGGACTTGGCTTCTTCCTTCACAGGGGACTTGGCCTTCTCTGGGGACTTGGCCTCTTCCTTCACAGGAGACTTGGCCTTCTCTGGGGACTTGGCCTCTTCCTTCACAGGGGACTTGGCCTTCTCTGGGGACTTGGCCTCTTCCTTCACAGGGGACTTGGCCTTCTCTGGGGACTTGGCCTCCACTGGGGACTTTGCTTCTTCCTTCGCAGGGGACTTGGTCTTCTCTGGAGACTTCACCTCAGTTGGGGATTTTGCTTCTTCTTTCACAGGGGATTTAGCTTTCTCAGGGGACTTCACCTCAGCTGGAGACTTGGCCTCTTCCTTCACAGGGGACTTGGCCTCAGCTGGTGATTTTGCTTCTTCTTTCATGGGTGACTTAGCCTTTTCTGGTGACTTAGCCTCTTCCTTCACTGGGGACTTGGCCTCGGCTGGGGACTTAGCTTCTTCCTTCACCGGGGACTTGGCTCCAACTGGTGACTTGGCCTCCTCCTTCTCTGGAGATGCAGCCTCTTCTGCTGAGggagattttgtttcttcttctcctccttctgcttcctcctcctcacccttctCCTCTTtggcctctttctcttcttcttcagtCACTTCTTCAGTCACTTGGATctcctctgtctgttcctccaAAATCAcagtttccttctctgacttTTCTACCACCTTGATCTTCTCTTCACTTTTGACCTTTATGTGAGTGGCTGCAGAGGGAATTTTGGGGAGTGCTTCTGGAAGGGAGAAAGGACTGGGGCCAAAGCCAATCCGACACTCTTCGCCCTCCAGGAGTTTTCTGCAGAATGGATAATGgaacacattattattattaactcagAACAGATCGATGGATTGGGGGTCTTCTTGAGTTACTCTGAAGGCCCATAGAATCCAACGGTATGGACTTTGGTGGAGGAAGGAATGTGAATAGTGGGCACTTTGAGACCGGAAAAAGTCACTTGGCAAATCATCCCAGGAACTACCCAGAATCTGCACCCCAATGGCACTGGGGTTTTATTGCAGCTAAGTATGAAACTTATAAAACAACCTCCCCTAACATGCACAAAAACATGGTCCTCAAGAGAGAGCACCTGCATtaacaaaaattacattaattgtCCCTCAACTAAAACATTTAAGAGGAAGATGGGAGCCTGAGCAAACAATTCCACATTTATAAATTTGTGATTAACAGGTCTCAGAATATACCCATTGGAATGTCAAGGGTCTCTTTTCACCTTATATTCTCATTCTTTGAGTTTTAGGAATAGGGAGGGGGCAGCAGTTTCTACCCTTTCCTACTCAGTAGATATGTGACCTCAGCCAAGCCACTCAAACACTTTAAGCCTCAAGTTTCTTCATTGGCAAAAAGAGGGTCACTAAGAGTCCCTACCTCAGAGGATTGTTTCAGTGagataatgaataaaaagaacCTGGCAGTACCTGCCTCACAGTAGGTATAGGGGTTACCCCTAGAGACCAGTGCTTTGCAAATTTAACAGCATACACATCCCCCAGCGATctagttaaaatgcagattctgattcagtaaatctggggtgggacctgagagTCTGACTTTCTAACATGCTTGTGGAAGATGCCAGTTGTGCTGGTTCATGGACCACACTCTGAGCACCAAGATTACAAACTAGACCCAAGAGGTGAGAAGTAAAGCCAGCAACTGGGACAGGTCTTCAGGGGGTCAGCCTGCTCTTTAGCAAGAGATTGCTAAATTGGGAGGTCTCATGACCTTCTCCTGGCTACCATTTCCTGAGGGCTTGCTCTGTGACAACCCAGCGGTACTGAGATCCGCTCAGGAACTGGATTAGCACCTCCTCCTGACAACCCAACAACAGTACtgttattatcatccccattttatttccCCGGAAAACCAAAGCTCAGGGAGCTAAAAAACACTAAGAGAATTGTAAAGGCCCCTGACAACTGAAATATCTCCCTTCCCTCCAAAGCAGACCTCTAGTCAGTTGGATTTGGGGAGGGATGAGGAACATTAATCCTCTAAATCACTGTCAGAATGAAAATAAGCCACTCTCAagacttatttctcttagaaaTCAGGATGATGGTTGCCAgggccagaggaagggaggaaagggcagTGGGGAGTTATTCATTATCAAGCACAggatttcagtttgggaagatgaaaaaagttctagagatagatggtggtgactgttgcacaacaatgtaagTGTACTTAaggccactgaactgtacacttaaaaatggttaaatagCAAATTTTGTGTTATAcacattttaccacaataaaaaaaattctttttgctaAGACAGGCAGGCCACCTTGCTGGGAACTTGAAACTCAGTGCTTCGCTTCTTATAAGAGCGCAAGGGCTCCCCACCATCCCAAAGGCCCCTGGCCCACCTCACCTGTAAGCAGCGATCTCAATATCCAGAGCCATCTTGACATTGAGCAGGTCCTGGTACTCTCGGAGCTGGGCTGCCATTTCCCACTTGGTGTTCCTCAGCTCGGTGTCCAGCTGCTGGATGGCTTCCTGGGGAGGAGAGGTCACACACACATTGTCACGCACCAGCCAGTGCCTGGCCTTCAGCACCAGAGAAGCTGGGGCAGACTGTGCAAACCCAAAACAGTTCAATCTAGCCAGTCTCACTGGGGCCATGCTGTCAAAGCTGTGGCAGCCTCATTCATGGACATGGAAACCAGCTGAAGCAAAAATCCTGCCGTGTATGCATATGACCTCAACCTGGGGAGTGGTCTCGAATGAAACACACCAGGAATGATGGGTGACGTTTTACAGATCTTTTAAGCTTAGAAAATGCTCAGCAGGAACACAGCCTTGTCTGCTTTGGCTCCCAATGCTCCCAAGTGCCTGCCAGATAGGGCTGAGGAAGCACCCGCAGCTGATGACTGAAGCAACACACAGAAGCAGGTTAAATACCAGTGGAAGCTTCTCCCGTCCCCAGGCTCACTTAGCCCTGCTTAAAGTGAAACATTATGGCTGATTTTTATTGcctcctttctgctttctccGTTCTCTAATTTATCCACAATCACCACAATCACCATACTTGCATAATACGTTCTTTCAAagtgttattttcttttgccagttgtctttaattttttttttttttttcaacgttttttttattttatttttgggacagagagagacagagcatgaacgggggaggggcagagagagagggagacacagaatcggaaacaggctccaggctccgagccatcagcccagagcctgacgcggggctcgaactcacagaccgcgagatcgtgacctggctgaagtcggacgcttaaccgactgcgccacccaggcgccccttgccagTTGTCTTTAATGCAAGGAATCTGCCAAGGCCTTCCCCAGGCTACGCTCACTCCCAGACACTGGTTATTATTTACCAGATGTGCACTGTGACTAAGACCCTGCTGAGCAGGCTCACACACAGCTCATGAAAAGTTTGCCCATCTCTTTAACCTTTGCAGAGCAAAgtgggcattctttttttttttttcttcattgcattAAAGGAATTCGGATTCAGATAAAGCAGGTAACTTTCCTGGGGCCACTCAGCTAGAAAGACACAGTGGTACCCCTCATATGTCTGACTGACTCCAAGGCCCATGGTCTTCACCACCACAACCCTGCCGAGAGAGGGGCAGTGACTTGTTCAGGATAACCCAACCAGGTAAGGTAGTCTggtctctgctccacccctgcccacctGGTAGGATGCGATATCGGCCTGATGACGGTCCTCCAGCTCAGAGCGTTGCCTCTCTAATGAGTCCTTGGTGCCTTTGAGCGCCTCCAGCTCTGTGGTCCTGGCCTGTAGCTGGCGCCGATACTCAGTTATCTCCTCCTGTGCTGAGCGCATGGCATCTGTGTTCACCTTGGCTGCCTCTGAGAGTCTGTCCAGCCTCACTGGGGAAGAAGGAGACAAGGAACAGAGTTAGACACACCTGGATTTGGATTCTACTGATCCAAAAGGTGACACACGTGGGTTGAGGACCTACTGGGTGCCTGGTGCCATCTTGGGTTCTTAATCCACCCTATCCTTTGTGATAGGCAAATTACTACTATCCAAGGCCACCTAGCTAGTAAGCAGTAGAGCTAAGATTCAAATCTAGTGTCTATCTGGTTCCAAAGATTAGATTGTCTCCCCCAATTCAGGATCTGAAAACTCATAAGGCAGAAGAAGCCCCCAGTTCTGGTCCTAATACCCAGTTCAGCTCCCCAGCAAGGGCTGGCGGTGCTAGTGTTTAAATGTGAAACTTGGCGTACAGGGCTTAACTCTGAGCATGTGGCTGAACAAGTTAATAAGCCTGTGACCTTTGGAGGTATAAAGGTGCTATGAGCTACTATATAGCCATAGCCCCTTTCTTGCAGGTTTTTGTCTCTGTAGAACCCAAGGTCACCGCAGAGCCTGGGGCCCATGCGCCatctcctctgtcccttcccccacctggcTGTGCATTCTCTAGCACAGGAGTCCCTGTGCCAAGGACAGCCACACCCTGGCCCCTGTGAGCAATGGGCTGCTGGTTCCCAGAAGATCTCTCAGGATCAGTGGAGGTCTGGAGCCTAATCTACATCTCCTGAAAGTGAATATCCTGCATCCCAAAATAGTAACACCCAGGGCCTGAGTCGGGAGGGTGGACCAGGGAGAAGGGAAGCCAGTTGGATGGGCCAGAAGTCCTGGGATGGTTTGTCTATGTGAAGGGCAAAGCCCAAGAGAGCAGAGAGGTTTGCTGTGGGAGGTGTCTTGCtgcagagatgggggaggggaaggttcTGCCActacaaaggagaggaaaagtaaTGGGAAAAACCATGCATCTAAGTTCTAGCTTTCCTGGCTTTCCCTGCTAGTGTTGGGCAAAGACTTAGAAACCATCAAAGTGGGTGAGGACCCTTACCCATTGTGGATCACAGACCTGTTTGAAAATCGCTGGAGCCTCTGCACCCTCTcccaagaaaaatgcaaaagttGTATACAGAGTTTCAGGAAGGATCATATAGCTCCCCTGAGTAAGAGGCTCAGCTGGTCAACTGCCTCCCCTTTTAacccccaaagaaatgaaaaccagagaaGGCAAGTGTTAGTCAAGGTCACCCTGCAGGTGCTGGGCACAGCTTcggagctgctgctgctgcaatCTAGCTGACTCAGAGCATCATGGagttgggaggaggggggaacTTAAGAGGCTCCCAGCTTCTCAAGTGGAGAGAGGACATTAAGGGGCCACCTCAGCCTCACATACCCATTCGCTGAGGTGATGATCCCTCACTGGGGAGCAGCCTAATAGGAGTCTGGAGAATGGGGTCCCCTGCAGGGTGCAGGCAAGGGGGATGGGCAGTGTTGGGCAGGGAAGGCATGTTACTTTGAAGGGCAAAGAGTCCTCAGTGCCTGTGACTGGAAGCCGTCACTGCTTTGGAACTGTGTTAGGAACCTGATGGAAAGGGGCCTCAGAGTGGGGTTATCCAATCTTGGGCGGGGGACAGAGGGGATCCAGAGCTTCAGGACAGCTATAAGGCCCCTGGAGGAGGGCAGCCAAAGGAGAACCCAGAgctgcagggaagggaagggggttaTCTCCAGAGACCCAGAGTGAAACTGTCGTTTAACTAAGGGGAATGCACTTTGCAGGGGAAGCTGAGCAGTAcaccctccagccctgcccccttcACCCTGGGAGTCCACCCTGCCaggccaccagggggcgccccCCGCCCACACCACCGCGCGCCTACAAACCTCGGAACCACTCCTCCGACTGAAGCGTGCTCTGCACCGCGTGGCCTTCGAGTTGCGCGCGGATTTCGCGCAGCGCCGACGTCACGTCGCACTTAAGGGCGTCGCGCGCCTCGGCCTGCGCCTGCGCCTGCGCGGCGCCGCAGCCCTGGATCTGGCCGAGCAGCTCGCCCACCTCCTCCTGGTGGTGACGCCGCAGGTAGCCGCACTCTTCCTGCAGTGCTTGCGCTTTCTTCTGCAGCTCGACGCGTGCCGCCTCAGCCTCCTGCGCAAAGCGCGCGAGTGCGCGCGCTGCCGCCTCAGCTTCCTCCCGCTGCCGGGCCTCGTCGTCTAGGCGCTGGCGCACGTGCGCGATGTCTTCCAGCAGGTGCTCCTGCTCCAGGCGCAGCTGGCCGCGCGCCGCGCCTAGGCGCAGCACTGCACCGCGCATCTCGCGTACCTCTCGCTCATACAGCTCGCCCATGGCGGAGCGGCCCGCCTGCTGCTGCCGCAGCGCCGCCGCCTCGCCTTCCAGGCTGCGGTTATGTGCTTCGAGCTGCCGCACCTTGTCGATGTAGCCTGCGAAGCGGTCGTTCAGCGCCTGCAGCTGCTCCTTCTCGCTGCGGGCTGCCGCTGCTGCCACCACGCAGCCCTCCGGTCCGTTGCTCAACGTATCTAGCGAGTCGGTGCTCGAGGTGGCTCCTGCACCGCGGAAGCGGCCCGGCGAGGCCGATACGGAGCTCACGGATGTCCGCGCCCAGGAGTGGAAGCCGCTGGATGAGCCGGCAGCAGAACGCGCTCCGCCCTTGCGGGCCAGCGCGTAGTGCAGGCTGCCGCCTCCATGTAGCGGCGCGAACGGGGCGCCCAGCAGCGCGTCCGCGCCGCTGAAGCTCATCATGGCCGGAGCAGGTGCGGCCGCCGGTGGAGGGGGAAGCCCGAGGCCGAGACGGGGCGGGCGGCACTGCGGCAGCACTGGGATGCCGGCCTTTTTATAGCAGCCCGGTCGGGTCCAGCCCCTAggcagttgggggggggcgggggaggagggccccgccctctctccctcctcccccgcgGCCCGGGTCCGGCAGCTCCGCCGCAGtgagaggggcggggcagggggactCTGGATTGAAGGGGAATGAATCAACGCGACGTCAGAGGACCACCCTGAGATCGAGTTAGGGGGTAGAGGACTCCTGGAGTGGAATGGCGGGGACCCCTGGGTGCGAGTCCGAAGACCCTGCTACTGTGTTCGGAAACAGAAAAGGGGTCCGAAATGGGGAGATGACAAGGAGTCCTGGTGGGAATAGGGGCAGGTCGCCTTTGGGATGGAGTGATGGATGACTCTGTAGTCAGTAGGATGAGGGGACCCCTGAATGGGGGGGCACAAAATTTTCCTGAAAGTTAGGACCTTCAGATAGGGGGTGTAGCGTGTCTGGAGATGGCCCAGAATAAGGGAGGGAGCAAAGTAATCCTAAATGGACTCATGATGGGTGCTGCAGAAGGTAGAGATAGAAGACTCCTGAATGGAGGTACACTTTTTCCCTAATAGCTTGGGACCCACCAGGAGAGGCCTCAAGAAACTGCAGCCGGCTGCGGAATAGGGGAGGGGGACTTGGAGTTGGGAAGGGGGGCAAGGCTACCCTGAATTGGGGGTATGGGAAACACTTCAGAAGATGGTGAAAGGGGAGCCCAGATGGGAGACACAGTGGTCTCCACAGTATAGGAGGAGGTAGGCTCTGCAGCTGGCCCCAGCAAGGGGGACCCTCAGTGAAAGAGGCAGAGGATGCCATGAATAGGCAGGAGGAACATGGGCTGTGTGAGAGAGAATTCAGGCCAGGGTCTGCACACTGAAGTCAGCTCCACAGTTTGCTGGCCaaatgaccttggacaagctgtgtcccccacccctgaTTTTCCTGTCTGTACCAAGAGGGGGCCCTGCCCTGGGACAGGCTGCAACTagaaaccccctccccccccccccagcttttgctttgtgtgtgtgggggggggggggtgtctctggcTGAACTAGGAAAGGGGACCCATATACTGCCCGTGGATATGGCAGCTGCTTTCGCACAACTAGGAAGTCCATCTTCCCTCCACTTCGACTTTGTcatctcttccccactcccacagCAGAGAAGTGGGTGCGGCGATAGGCATCCCTTTTCGCCCCCAGCTAAGTGGTGGAATGCTTTCAGGGTACCAAAATCCCTTACCCCCATAAGCCCTAACAGAGGGTCAGATAGAAAAGGGGTCCCTGGAATTTGGGGTGCCCTGCAGCTGCTGGTGTTCTATGACTTTTTCTTGGGCTTTCATTCTCATGTGAAATTCCTTGGGAGTGGGGGCAGGCTGCGTCTGTCGCTTCAGCACCGAGGACAGGGTCTGTTCTTTCTAGGGGGAAAAAGGGGttaatctctgccttttccttggggggggaggggagggaggtatGCGTATGTGTTATGCAGATGAAAACCGAGGAGGGGGCGGTGAATAATCTGGCGGGGTCACTCTGGGAGTCAGGGACACAGCCCCTTGATCTTCTGCAAGGGGTTCCAGTCCCATGTTTTCTATGATGTTCTCCCACTTACACACACCTGGGCTGTCCCACTCCTCCTTTGATAGCTGAAAGGACCCCCACAGTCTTTTTCTGGGAGGGAGCTTTAAGCCTCTCCTCCCAGATCTGAGCGTCCCTGAGGCACTTATCTCAACCCCCACTACACTTCCACTTTACACTGGTTTTCCTTTGGTGGGATCCCCAGGATGGAGACAGATAGATCCCCCCAGAAAAGACCTCTGCCAGTTTGTTTCCCCTTGCCCTCTGCCTC is a window encoding:
- the NEFH gene encoding neurofilament heavy polypeptide; this encodes MMSFSGADALLGAPFAPLHGGGSLHYALARKGGARSAAGSSSGFHSWARTSVSSVSASPGRFRGAGATSSTDSLDTLSNGPEGCVVAAAAARSEKEQLQALNDRFAGYIDKVRQLEAHNRSLEGEAAALRQQQAGRSAMGELYEREVREMRGAVLRLGAARGQLRLEQEHLLEDIAHVRQRLDDEARQREEAEAAARALARFAQEAEAARVELQKKAQALQEECGYLRRHHQEEVGELLGQIQGCGAAQAQAQAEARDALKCDVTSALREIRAQLEGHAVQSTLQSEEWFRVRLDRLSEAAKVNTDAMRSAQEEITEYRRQLQARTTELEALKGTKDSLERQRSELEDRHQADIASYQEAIQQLDTELRNTKWEMAAQLREYQDLLNVKMALDIEIAAYRKLLEGEECRIGFGPSPFSLPEALPKIPSAATHIKVKSEEKIKVVEKSEKETVILEEQTEEIQVTEEVTEEEEKEAKEEKGEEEEAEGGEEETKSPSAEEAASPEKEEAKSPVGAKSPVKEEAKSPAEAKSPVKEEAKSPEKAKSPMKEEAKSPAEAKSPVKEEAKSPAEVKSPEKAKSPVKEEAKSPTEVKSPEKTKSPAKEEAKSPVEAKSPEKAKSPVKEEAKSPEKAKSPVKEEAKSPEKAKSPVKEEAKSPEKAKSPVKEEAKSPEKAKSPVKEEAKSPEKAKSPVKEEAKSPEKAKSPVKEEAKSPEKAKSPEKAKSPVKEEAKSPEKAKSPVKEEAKSPEKAKSPEKAKSPVKEEAKSPEKAKSPVKEEAKSPEKAKSPEKAKSPVKEEAKSPEKAKSPVKEEAKSPEKAKSPVKEEAKSPDKAKSPVKEEAKSPEKAKSPEAKTPAKEEERSPADIKSPEKAKSPVKEEVKSPEKVKSPVKEETKASEKEVTKKEEAKSPVKEEEKPQEVKVKEPPKKVEEEKAPATPKPEEKKDSKKDEVPKKETPKSEVQEKKEPAVEKPKESKVEAKKEAEDKKKAVTPEKEAPAKVKEEAKPKEKAEVAKKEPDDAKAKEPSKAAEKEPEKPKKEETPAAPEKKDAKEEKTTEAKKPEEKPKEEPGKEAPTPGKAKTEKAEKSSSTDQKDSRPPEKATEDKASKGEK